Proteins from one Chthoniobacterales bacterium genomic window:
- a CDS encoding NAD(P)/FAD-dependent oxidoreductase, with the protein MEHRDVIILGGGAAGLFCALTAGQRGRRVLVLEHNARVGKKIEISGGGRCNFTNIRATPENYLSESPDFCRSALARFAPNDFLALVESHGIRWHEKKLGQLFCDGSSREIVAMLLEECSRAGAEVRCGVHINEIAKPEKFRICTSSGDFSCDALVVATGGLSFAKLGATGLGHDIARQFGLRLTKIRPGLVPLALDHKDLSVFGPLSGVSIPVRAMHHGAVFEESLLLTHRGFSGPAVLQISNYWHPGEAVEFDLLPHGNDTPAPGREPAVAQLARFWPKRFAEAWCARHAPAKPVAQWTAREREQTSRLIHHWPVTFPASEGYPKAEVTLGGVDTRELSSKTMECRSVSGLYFIGEVVDVTGWLGGYNFQWAWASAHAAGEAI; encoded by the coding sequence GTGGAGCACCGTGATGTCATCATACTTGGAGGCGGCGCAGCAGGTCTGTTCTGCGCCCTGACCGCAGGACAACGCGGTCGCCGCGTTCTCGTTCTCGAACACAACGCACGGGTCGGGAAGAAGATCGAAATCTCCGGAGGCGGGCGCTGCAACTTCACCAACATCCGCGCCACGCCGGAGAATTATCTTTCGGAGTCGCCGGACTTTTGCCGCTCGGCTCTCGCCCGCTTTGCGCCAAACGATTTTCTCGCGCTTGTCGAAAGTCACGGCATCCGGTGGCATGAAAAGAAACTCGGGCAGCTCTTCTGCGACGGCAGTTCGCGCGAAATCGTCGCTATGTTGCTCGAAGAATGCTCACGAGCCGGGGCGGAAGTGCGCTGCGGCGTCCACATCAACGAAATCGCCAAGCCGGAAAAGTTCCGTATCTGCACCTCCTCGGGCGATTTCTCCTGCGATGCACTGGTCGTAGCCACAGGCGGTCTGTCCTTCGCAAAGCTCGGCGCCACGGGCCTGGGACACGACATTGCGCGGCAATTCGGTCTCCGCCTAACGAAGATCCGGCCCGGGCTTGTTCCGTTGGCGTTGGACCACAAGGATCTGTCCGTCTTTGGACCGCTGAGCGGCGTTTCGATTCCCGTGCGCGCGATGCACCATGGAGCAGTTTTCGAAGAGTCGCTTCTGCTGACTCACCGCGGGTTCAGTGGTCCGGCCGTGCTGCAGATTTCGAATTATTGGCACCCGGGCGAAGCCGTCGAGTTTGACCTCCTGCCGCACGGCAATGACACGCCCGCCCCGGGACGGGAACCGGCGGTTGCCCAGCTTGCGCGGTTCTGGCCCAAGCGTTTCGCGGAGGCGTGGTGCGCGCGGCATGCACCGGCCAAACCGGTGGCACAATGGACTGCACGCGAACGCGAGCAGACAAGCCGATTGATCCATCACTGGCCTGTCACTTTTCCGGCGAGCGAGGGCTATCCGAAGGCCGAGGTGACTTTGGGCGGCGTGGATACCCGGGAGCTTTCCTCGAAGACCATGGAATGCCGCAGCGTCTCCGGATTGTATTTCATCGGAGAGGTCGTGGATGTCACCGGGTGGCTCGGCGGCTACAACTTCCAGTGGGCTTGGGCCAGCGCCCATGCCGCCGGAGAGGCTATTTAA